One window from the genome of Mauremys mutica isolate MM-2020 ecotype Southern chromosome 4, ASM2049712v1, whole genome shotgun sequence encodes:
- the AMPD1 gene encoding AMP deaminase 1 isoform X1 yields the protein MDEAMRSFAEKVFASEVKDEESRHEISPFDVEEICPILHHEMREHMIHQETTATADKRKKRISLKTIALALPIAETSATKLSTIEEFIAASPLYQAVPDFQRVQITGDYASGVTIEDFEVVCRGLYRALCIREKYMQKSFQRFPKTPSQYLRNIEGEVWQADDGRGPVFTPPVKDGEDPFRSDNLPEDLGYCVCMQGGVVYVYADAAAARRGKPKDLPYPDLEDFLDDMNFLLAMIAQGPMKTYAHRRLKFLSSKFSVHEMLNEMEELKELKNNPHRDFYNCRKVDTHIHAAACMNQKHLLRFIKKSYRVDAERVVYDAKGKKLTLKQLFQQLNMHPYDLTVDSLDVHAGRQTFQRFDKFNDKYNPVGASELRDLYLKTENTIDGEYFATIIKEVGSDLEDAKYQHAEPRLSIYGRSPEEWPKLASWFNRHRVYSPNMKWMIQVPRIYDVFRAKNFLPHFGKMLENIFVPVFEATISPQANKELSVFLRHQITGFDSVDDESKHSGHMFSTKSPKPDKWSHEKNPSYTYYLYYMYANITVLNNLRRERGMNTFLFRPHCGEAGAITHLLAAFMTADNISHGLNLKKSPVLQYLYFLAQIPIAMSPLSNNSLFLEYAKNPLPDFHQKGLMVSLSTDDPMQFHYTKEPLMEEYAIAAQVFKLSTCDMCEIARNSVLQCGLSHEEKTKFLGENYREEGPHGNNIWKTNVAQIRMAYRYETWCYELNLIAEGLKTTE from the exons ATGGATGAGGCGATGCGCTCCTTCGCTGAGAAGGTCTTTGCCTCTGAGGTGAAGGATGAGGAGAGCAGGCATGAGATCTCACCTTTCGATGTAGAAGAAATCTGCCCCATCTTGCACCATGAAATGAGGGAGCACATGATCCACCAGGAGACCACAGCCACGGCTGACAAGCG GAAGAAGCGGATTTCCCTGAAGACAATCGCACTGGCTCTGCCCATTGCTGAAACTTCTGCAACCAAACTATCCACCATCGAGGAGTTCATCGCTGCCTCGCCGCTGTACCAGGCTGTGCCCGACTTCCAGCGTGTGCAGATCACAGGGGACTATGCCTCAGGG GTCACAATTGAGGATTTTGAAGTTGTCTGCAGAGGCCTCTACCGGGCTTTGTGCATCCGGGAGAAATACATGCAGAAATCGTTTCAGAGGTTCCCCAAGACCCCGTCCCAGTATCTGCGCAACATAGAAGGCGAGGTTTGGCAAGCCGATGATGGGCGCGGCCCAG TGTTCACCCCCCCGGTGAAGGACGGTGAGGACCCTTTCCGGTCGGACAATCTGCCCGAGGACCTGGGCTACTGCGTCTGCATGCAGGGCGGGGTGGTCTACGTCTACGCCGACGCAGCGGCTGCCAGACGAGGGAAGCCCAAGGACCTGCCCTACCCCGACCTCGAGGACTTCCTCGATGACATGAACTTCCTCCTCGCCATGATTGCACAGGGACCCAT GAAAACCTACGCTCATCGGCGCCTGaagttcctctcctccaagttcaGTGTGCACGAGATGCTGAATGAGATGGAGGAGCTGAAGGAGCTGAAGAACAACCCTCATCGGGATTTTTACAACTGCAGGAAG GTGGACACCCACATTCATGCTGCAGCCTGCATGAACCAGAAGCACCTGCTGCGCTTCATCAAGAAGTCGTACCGTGTGGACGCGGAGAGGGTCGTGTATGACGCCAAGGGCAAGAAACTCACCTTGAAGCAGCTCTTCCAGCAGCTCAACATGCACCCCTATGACCTGACGGTGGATTCTCTGGATGTTCACGCT GGGCGCCAGACCTTCCAGCGCTTTGACAAGTTTAATGACAAGTACAACCCGGTGGGAGCCAGTGAGCTGCGTGACCTCTACCTGAAGACAGAAAACACCATCGATGGCGAGTACTTTGCCACAATCATCAAg GAAGTCGGCTCTGACTTGGAGGATGCCAAGTACCAGCACGCGGAACCCCGCCTGTCCATCTATGGGCGCTCGCCAGAGGAGTGGCCCAAGCTGGCCAGCTGGTTCAACAGGCACAGGGTCTACTCCCCCAACATGAAATGGATGATCCAAGTGCCCAGGATTTA CGACGTGTTCAGGGCCAAGAACTTCCTCCCCCACTTTGGGAAGATGCTGGAGAATATTTTTGTGCCTGTGTTTGAAGCGACAATCAGTCCTCAGGCCAACAAGGAGCTGAGCGTATTCCTGCGACAC CAGATCACCGGCTTCGATAGCGTGGATGACGAGTCCAAGCACAGTGGGCACATGTTTTCCACCAAGAGCCCCAAGCCGGACAAGTGGAGCCATGAGAAGAACCCGTCCTACACCTACTACCTGTACTACATGTACGCCAACATCACGGTGCTCAACAACCTCCGCAG GGAACGCGGAATGAACACCTTCCTGTTCCGACCCCACTGCGGGGAAGCCGGGGCCATCACCCACCTGCTCGCAGCCTTCATGACAGCAGATAATATCTCCCATGGCCTGAACCTAAAGAag AGTCCTGTGCTGCAGTACCTGTACTTCCTTGCCCAAATCCCCATCGCTATGTCCCCGCTCAGCAACAACAGCCTCTTCCTTGAATACGCCAAAAACCCGCTGCCGGACTTCCACCAGAAAGGCCTGATGGTCTCTCTCTCCACGGACGACCCCATGCAGTTCCACTACACCAAG GAGCCCCTGATGGAGGAATACGCCATTGCGGCCCAAGTCTTCAAACTCAGCACTTGTGACATGTGTGAGATTGCCAGGAACAGTGTCCTGCAGTGCGGTCTGTCCCATGAG GAGAAGACCAAGTTCCTGGGGGAGAATTACCGTGAGGAGGGGCCCCATGGCAACAACATCTGGAAGACAAATGTAGCTCAGATCCGCATGGCCTATCGCTATGAAACCTGGTGCTACGAACTCAACCTCATTGCAGAGGGGCTGAAAACCACGGAGTAG
- the AMPD1 gene encoding AMP deaminase 1 isoform X2, translating to MDEAMRSFAEKVFASEVKDEESRHEISPFDVEEICPILHHEMREHMIHQETTATADKRKKRISLKTIALALPIAETSATKLSTIEEFIAASPLYQAVPDFQRVQITGDYASGVTIEDFEVVCRGLYRALCIREKYMQKSFQRFPKTPSQYLRNIEGEVWQADDGRGPVFTPPVKDGEDPFRSDNLPEDLGYCVCMQGGVVYVYADAAAARRGKPKDLPYPDLEDFLDDMNFLLAMIAQGPMKTYAHRRLKFLSSKFSVHEMLNEMEELKELKNNPHRDFYNCRKVDTHIHAAACMNQKHLLRFIKKSYRVDAERVVYDAKGKKLTLKQLFQQLNMHPYDLTVDSLDVHAGRQTFQRFDKFNDKYNPVGASELRDLYLKTENTIDGEYFATIIKEVGSDLEDAKYQHAEPRLSIYGRSPEEWPKLASWFNRHRVYSPNMKWMIQVPRIYDVFRAKNFLPHFGKMLENIFVPVFEATISPQANKELSVFLRHITGFDSVDDESKHSGHMFSTKSPKPDKWSHEKNPSYTYYLYYMYANITVLNNLRRERGMNTFLFRPHCGEAGAITHLLAAFMTADNISHGLNLKKSPVLQYLYFLAQIPIAMSPLSNNSLFLEYAKNPLPDFHQKGLMVSLSTDDPMQFHYTKEPLMEEYAIAAQVFKLSTCDMCEIARNSVLQCGLSHEEKTKFLGENYREEGPHGNNIWKTNVAQIRMAYRYETWCYELNLIAEGLKTTE from the exons ATGGATGAGGCGATGCGCTCCTTCGCTGAGAAGGTCTTTGCCTCTGAGGTGAAGGATGAGGAGAGCAGGCATGAGATCTCACCTTTCGATGTAGAAGAAATCTGCCCCATCTTGCACCATGAAATGAGGGAGCACATGATCCACCAGGAGACCACAGCCACGGCTGACAAGCG GAAGAAGCGGATTTCCCTGAAGACAATCGCACTGGCTCTGCCCATTGCTGAAACTTCTGCAACCAAACTATCCACCATCGAGGAGTTCATCGCTGCCTCGCCGCTGTACCAGGCTGTGCCCGACTTCCAGCGTGTGCAGATCACAGGGGACTATGCCTCAGGG GTCACAATTGAGGATTTTGAAGTTGTCTGCAGAGGCCTCTACCGGGCTTTGTGCATCCGGGAGAAATACATGCAGAAATCGTTTCAGAGGTTCCCCAAGACCCCGTCCCAGTATCTGCGCAACATAGAAGGCGAGGTTTGGCAAGCCGATGATGGGCGCGGCCCAG TGTTCACCCCCCCGGTGAAGGACGGTGAGGACCCTTTCCGGTCGGACAATCTGCCCGAGGACCTGGGCTACTGCGTCTGCATGCAGGGCGGGGTGGTCTACGTCTACGCCGACGCAGCGGCTGCCAGACGAGGGAAGCCCAAGGACCTGCCCTACCCCGACCTCGAGGACTTCCTCGATGACATGAACTTCCTCCTCGCCATGATTGCACAGGGACCCAT GAAAACCTACGCTCATCGGCGCCTGaagttcctctcctccaagttcaGTGTGCACGAGATGCTGAATGAGATGGAGGAGCTGAAGGAGCTGAAGAACAACCCTCATCGGGATTTTTACAACTGCAGGAAG GTGGACACCCACATTCATGCTGCAGCCTGCATGAACCAGAAGCACCTGCTGCGCTTCATCAAGAAGTCGTACCGTGTGGACGCGGAGAGGGTCGTGTATGACGCCAAGGGCAAGAAACTCACCTTGAAGCAGCTCTTCCAGCAGCTCAACATGCACCCCTATGACCTGACGGTGGATTCTCTGGATGTTCACGCT GGGCGCCAGACCTTCCAGCGCTTTGACAAGTTTAATGACAAGTACAACCCGGTGGGAGCCAGTGAGCTGCGTGACCTCTACCTGAAGACAGAAAACACCATCGATGGCGAGTACTTTGCCACAATCATCAAg GAAGTCGGCTCTGACTTGGAGGATGCCAAGTACCAGCACGCGGAACCCCGCCTGTCCATCTATGGGCGCTCGCCAGAGGAGTGGCCCAAGCTGGCCAGCTGGTTCAACAGGCACAGGGTCTACTCCCCCAACATGAAATGGATGATCCAAGTGCCCAGGATTTA CGACGTGTTCAGGGCCAAGAACTTCCTCCCCCACTTTGGGAAGATGCTGGAGAATATTTTTGTGCCTGTGTTTGAAGCGACAATCAGTCCTCAGGCCAACAAGGAGCTGAGCGTATTCCTGCGACAC ATCACCGGCTTCGATAGCGTGGATGACGAGTCCAAGCACAGTGGGCACATGTTTTCCACCAAGAGCCCCAAGCCGGACAAGTGGAGCCATGAGAAGAACCCGTCCTACACCTACTACCTGTACTACATGTACGCCAACATCACGGTGCTCAACAACCTCCGCAG GGAACGCGGAATGAACACCTTCCTGTTCCGACCCCACTGCGGGGAAGCCGGGGCCATCACCCACCTGCTCGCAGCCTTCATGACAGCAGATAATATCTCCCATGGCCTGAACCTAAAGAag AGTCCTGTGCTGCAGTACCTGTACTTCCTTGCCCAAATCCCCATCGCTATGTCCCCGCTCAGCAACAACAGCCTCTTCCTTGAATACGCCAAAAACCCGCTGCCGGACTTCCACCAGAAAGGCCTGATGGTCTCTCTCTCCACGGACGACCCCATGCAGTTCCACTACACCAAG GAGCCCCTGATGGAGGAATACGCCATTGCGGCCCAAGTCTTCAAACTCAGCACTTGTGACATGTGTGAGATTGCCAGGAACAGTGTCCTGCAGTGCGGTCTGTCCCATGAG GAGAAGACCAAGTTCCTGGGGGAGAATTACCGTGAGGAGGGGCCCCATGGCAACAACATCTGGAAGACAAATGTAGCTCAGATCCGCATGGCCTATCGCTATGAAACCTGGTGCTACGAACTCAACCTCATTGCAGAGGGGCTGAAAACCACGGAGTAG